In Gigantopelta aegis isolate Gae_Host chromosome 14, Gae_host_genome, whole genome shotgun sequence, the following proteins share a genomic window:
- the LOC121388528 gene encoding ZP domain-containing protein-like, protein MEIFIPVTILPRYNVTLRDPQCPVIFNGTHHVASVGLSQCGTTMQFTKTSVVFRNQLSARVTNAARSQSSRISFGDAGDLFIPVECEYPRRANVTMSYTPLHGSLRIFEKRFGHLHFQMRGFSDDTFQSEIPSTSLPMQVPLNEELHVMLSIDPSTVANIGIFADRCLATPSSSPNDPVFWSLLQNGCSMQPEVRVHRSPSLTEFRFSFNAFKFMSTDPSGSPSLVYVHCQVSVCRQHDCVTSCQGHSRSRRRRSASHHASHLVSTGPFILMKDNSGTGSSQSSIPLSLGVVASSCVAVVACLVAVVATVAWKRSKGKERTTQEPIN, encoded by the exons ATGGAGATCTTCATCCCCGTCACCATCCTCCCACGATACAACGTCACCCTCCGTGACCCACAGTGCCCGGTGATCTTCAACGGGACCCACCACGTCGCCAGCGTCGGGCTGAGTCAGTGTGGGACCACCATGCAGTTCACCAAGACCTCTGTCGTGTTCCGGAACCAACTCTCTGCCCGTGTGACTAATGCTGCCAGAAGCCAGTCCAGCCGCATCAGTTTCGGCGACGCCGGCGATCTGTTCATCCCCGTGGAGTGCGAGTACCCGCGCAGAGCCAACGTCACCATGTCGTACACCCCGCTCCACGGCAGTCTGAGGATTTTCGAGAAACGTTTCGGACATCTACATTTTCAGATGAGAGGATTCTCCGACGATACGTTCCAGTCGGAAATACCGAGTACCAGCTTACCGATGCAAGTGCCTTTGAATGAGGAGCTTCACGTCATGCTGTCCATCGACCCCTCGACTGTAGCCAACATCGGGATTTTCGCCGACAGGTGCCTGGCCACCCCCTCGTCTTCACCAAACGACCCCGTGTTCTGGTCGCTGCTTCAAAACGG ATGCTCCATGCAGCCAGAAGTTCGAGTCCACCGTTCCCCATCGTTGACCGAGTTTCGATTCAGCTTCAATGCTTTCAAGTTCATGTCCACTGATCCGTCCGGCTCGCCCAGCCTCGTGTACGTACACTGCCAGGTGTCCGTCTGTCGTCAGCACGACTGCGTCACCTCGTGTCAAGGTCACTCCAGGAGCAGACGGCGTCGAAGTGCTTCGCATCATGCGTCTCACCTGGTCTCCACGGGTCCGTTCATCCTGATGAAAGACAATTCTGGAACTG GTTCTTCGCAGTCTTCGATTCCTCTCTCCCTCGGTGTAGTCGCCAGCTCGTGTGTCGCCGTCGTTGCCTGTTTGGTAGCCGTGGTCGCCACCGTCGCTTGGAAGAGAAGTAAAGGAAAAGAGCGCACGACACAGGAACCTATCAACTGA